In the genome of Pangasianodon hypophthalmus isolate fPanHyp1 chromosome 23, fPanHyp1.pri, whole genome shotgun sequence, one region contains:
- the rsad1 gene encoding radical S-adenosyl methionine domain-containing protein 1, mitochondrial, giving the protein MAGRLRPLFWRSGLMCPGKQAGEINVHRVDRSQEQNPQHSEQASLYIHWPYCLKRCSYCNFNKYIPRSVDDDVMTECLQQETRTLLQLSQVSQISSVFFGGGTPSLARASTVAAVLETVSAHARLREHAEVTLEVNPAPAGRTALRDFVSAGVNRFSVGVQSLNEASLRVLGRDHDPQQALQTLAEARTLCPGRVSVDVMFGIPGQSVASWESELEEVLRVCDDHVSLYQLTLERGTHLYKQVQQGEVSMPADDVTASMYRSARNVLEQAGFLQYEVSNFARHNAVSTHNLGYWRAQPYIGVGPGAHGRFVPRALGVVHREARTQTLEPDVWMREVQQHGHATRRRIQLSQLGLLEEVLVMGLRMTEGISHQHWAAFSPEVSLHQVLEASADVQDLQQRGVLILDDRGLRCSWEGLALLDSILPVLLLELDTFFHTRRPADGQTER; this is encoded by the exons ATGGCAGGAAGATTGCGACCTCTGTTTTGGCGCTCGGGTTTGATGTGTCCGGGTAAACAGGCAGGAGAAATAAATGTGCACAGGGTTGACAGGAGCCAGGAGCAGAATCCTCAACATTCAGAGCAAGCTTCACTCTATATCCAT TGGCCGTACTGTTTGAAGCGATGTTCTTACTGCAACTTTAACAAGTACATCCCTCGCTCAGTGGATGACGATGTTATGACAGAGTGCCTTCAGCAGGAGACCCGGACACTTCTGCAGCTCAGCCAGGTTTCTCA GATCAGCTCAGTGTTTTTCGGTGGAGGAACACCCAGCCTGGCCCGAGCCTCCACCGTAGCCGCTGTCCTAGAGACCGTCTCTGCACACGCGCGGCTCCGTGAGCATGCCGAGGTGACGCTGGAGGTGAACCCTGCTCCTGCAGGAAGAACCGCACTCAGAGACTTCGTGTCTGCCGGAGTCAATCGCTTTTCTGTTGGggtgcag TCTCTGAACGAGGCCAGTCTGAGGGTTCTCGGGAGGGACCATGACCCACAGCAGGCTCTGCAGACGCTGGCGGAGGCTCGGACCCTCTGCCCCGGACGCGTGTCGGTCGACGTCATGTTCGGAATTCCAGGTCAGAGTGTGGCATCGTGGGAGAGCGAGCTGGAGGAGgttctgcgtgtgtgtgatgatcacgTGTCTCTGTACCAGCTGACCCTGGAGAGAGGAACTCACCTGTACAAGCAGGTACAGCAGGGAGAAGTCAGCATGcccgctgatgatgtcactgccTCCATGTACAGATCCGCTCGGAACGTTCTGGAGCAGGCCGGATTCCTGCAGTACGAGGTGTCCAACTTCGCCAGACAC aaTGCTGTAAGCACACACAACCTGGGCTACTGGAGAGCACAGCCGTATATCGGAGTTGGACCTG GAGCTCATGGCCGGTTCGTTCCTCGAGCGCTGGGCGTGGTTCATCGGGAGGCACGCACTCAGACGTTAGAGCCGGACGTCTGGATGAGAGAAGTTCAGCAGCACGGACACGCAACACGCAGACGCATACAGCTCAGCCAGCTCGGCCT GCTGGAGGAGGTGTTGGTCATGGGACTCCGAATGACTGAAGGAATTTCTCACCAG CACTGGGCAGCGTTCAGCCCTGAGGTGAGTCTACACCAGGTTCTCGAAGCCTCAGCAGACGTTCAGGATCTTCAACAGAGAGGCGTTCTAATCCTCGATGACAG AGGATTGCGCTGTTCCTGGGAGGGTTTAGCATTATTGGACAGTATTCTGCCTGTTTTGCTGCTGGAGTTGGACACGTTCTTCCACACACGCAGACCtgcagatggacagacagagaggtga
- the LOC113546179 gene encoding GTPase IMAP family member 7, translating into MAAVEDTPPDAPKKRRSSILEPPTLSSLRMIIFGSSDHHQFSLTESILQRAVFSGADPHTILTTKTSGSVLDRNVTLVNTPNLINHDLFHYTSKKEVKKAVCFSCPGPHAILFTLNPLDMPPNVYDIFKPIVKYFGEHILNNTMIVLYHEEEHWRPSLEDSVKKNKHFRELLEKCGQRCLVFSGKENRNEENVTRKLFEKIDEMVAKHGIFSNLEFKDADKRIKTEEKIIQNQRRKEVSAVLEELKKKHSQEDPESEVNRYEEKIQLENREKAEEQIADRLGFTLRLVDYAAAIGKGAFAGAVLAVALGFPGMAIGAAVGAALGGLLGGAAGAVRNIITNALGDFGRDAR; encoded by the exons ATGGCAGCAGTCGAAG aTACTCCTCCAGATGCCCCAAAGAAGCGCAGAAGTAGCATTCTGGAACCGCCTACTT TGAGTTCGCTGAGAATGATCATATTTGGAAGCTCTGATCATCATCAGTTCTCTCTCACCGAGTCGATCCTGCAGAGAGCGGTCTTTAGCGGCGCTGATCCTCACACTATACTAACTACTAAAACTTCTGGAAGTGTCCTTGACAGAAATGTGACTCTGGTCAACACTCCAAATCTGATTAATCATGATTTATTCCACTACACGTCAAAAAAAGAGGTGAAAAAGGCGGTTTGTTTCTCCTGTCCAGGGCCACACGCCATCCTGTTTACGTTAAATCCGTTAGACATGCCGCCAAACGTGTACGACATTTTCAAACCGATAGTGAAGTACTTTGGAGAACATATCTTGAACAACACAATGATCGTTTTGTACCATGAAGAAGAGCATTGGAGGCCGTCGTTAGAAGACAGTGTGAAGAAGAATAAGCACTTCAGGGAGCTTCTTGAGAAATGTGGTCAAAGATGTCTCGTCTTCAGTGGTAAGGAGAACAGGAATGAGGAGAATGTGACGAGGAAATTGTTTGAGAAAATAGACGAGATGGTGGCGAAGCATGGGATTTTTTCCAACCTGGAGTTTAAAGATGCTGATAAACGAATCAAGACCGAAgaaaaaatcatacaaaatcAGAGAAGGAAGGAGGTCAGTGCAGTGTTGGAGGAACTGAAGAAGAAGCATTCTCAGGAAGATCCAGAAAGCGAAGTGAACCGTTATGAAGAAAAGATCCAGTTAGAGAACAGGGAAAAGGCAGAGGAGCAGATCGCAGACAGACTCGGCTTTACGCTCAGACTTGTCGATTATGCAGCAGCGATAGGAAAAGGAGCGTTTGCAGGGGCAGTGTTAGCAGTGGCGTTGGGGTTTCCGGGTATGGCCATAGGAGCAGCGGTTGGTGCAGCGCTCGGTGGTTTATTAGGTGGTGCAGCTGGAGCAGTTCGTAACATTATTACTAATGCTTTGGGGGATTTTGGTAGAGATGCAAGGTAA